The region GACGTCACCGCCGATACAAAGCCCTCCACCTATCGCCGGTCCGATGAAGAGATAGAGGAAATCATCGCGTTGGCGGCCGTGCCCATAAAAGACCTCCGCCACTGTCGCTGCTGTGCCGTCGTTCTCGCGAAAGACCGGAAGGCCGGTGGCGTCTTCCATCGCTGCAGCCATATCAAAATCGTCCCAAAGCTTGAAGTTTGCTTCGGGAAGTCCGAGCTCATGGAGCCATGCACCGAGATTGAAGGGCTGGGCGAGGCCAATCCCTGTAACCTTGCTTTGTTCCTGCTTGCTGAGAAGGCTCATCAGGTTTTCAAGATCCCTGCGGATGAGTTCCAGGGCCGCTTCCGGGGCGGGCAAGATAATGTCGTGCGTGCTCCGGCCGATGAGCTTGCCCTCAAAGTCGACGAGGACCGTTTCCAAGTTGGTGCGGTCGATGCGCACCCCGAATCCAAATGCCCCTCTGGGGGCCAACCGCAGGAGAGTGGCAGGTTGACCGCGGCCGCCGCCATGATGCTTTCCGATTTCTTCGATCAGACCATCTTGTGCCAACGATTGAATGATCGCGCCAACAGCAGCGTTGGTCAGTTTGGCTGCTCTGGCAAGATCTGCCTTGGAGGCTTTCTGAACGCGTCGAAGAATTTGCAGGACAATGCGCTCGTTGTAACGACGGAGCTGCACCGAATTGGAGCCTCGGGCCTTAGGTCGGGTCACGGCCAACGAAACAGAACTCCTGCGAAATGATCGTTTTCCGCGCTCCGGGCACGAGCTGGCCGAGAGACGCGGAAAACAAGGTGCCATTGTCGATGGGGGGACATGGCTAATCGTTATTAATTTTTCTTGATTTAATTTTTCTTGAAAAGGCAAATTCTGTCAATTTAGAAATTATGACGCAGCGCGCATATTAAGTTATGCGGCGCGGTAAGTGTTTGTAATTTATGTTGATTCATTTTAGTTGTATATTTTATTTGAGCAATTATTGCGGGTAGATCAACGGGATGGCTGAGCTTTTTCTATCTCCATAATTCTAACTTAAGTTTGAAAAAACTGTGCCGCCGACTTTTGTGCATGGTACCGGCTCCTTTGCGGTCAGACTTTGCCTTGGTGCCAATCACCGCACTAGTATGCGGCTCATGTGAAAACAGCGTTGCATACGCGCACAATCATCGGAGTTGACAATGTCCGAAGGGCAAGCACGGCACGAGGCGGAATTTCTTGCCAAGGCAATCGCGGCTGGAGCGGGCGAGGTGCCTTGTGATCTCGTCATCAAGAACGCGCGGGTGTTCTCCGTTCTGGATGGATCAATACTCGAAACAGATATCGGGGTCGTCGGCGATCGGATTGTCGGGACACAGGGCGCATATGACGGCTGCCGGGAGATCGATGCCGAAGGCCGGGTCGTGGTTCCGGGCTTTATAGACACGCACCTTCATGTGGAATCGTCGCTGGTGACGCCCTTCGAGTTCGATAGATGTGTGCTGCCTCACGGTGTTACGACTGCCATATGCGACCCTCATGAGATTGCCAATGTGCTGGGGGCTGAAGGGATCCAGTATTTCCTCGAAAGCTCGCTCGAAACGGTGATGGATCTTCGTGTGAACCTTTCCTCCTGTGTGCCGGCGACGGCCTTTGAGACAGCGGGAGCCTGTCTTGAAATCGAGGACCTGCTGCCTCTGCGCGATCATCCGAAGGTCATTGGACTGGCGGAGTTCATGAATTTCCCGGGAGTGTTGGCGCGGGATCCTAAAGTGCTTGCCAAGCTCGCGGCTTTTCAGGGGGCGCACATCGACGGTCACGCACCACTTCTGGGCGGAATGGCGCTTAATGGGTATCTGGCAGCCGGGATTCGTACCGATCACGAGGCGACGACGGCAGAGGAAGCGCTTGAGAAACTCTCGAAAGGGATGACGATCATGATCCGGGAAGGCTCTGTCTCGAAGGATCTGGATGCATTGGCGTCAATCCTTCAGCCGGATGTGTCCGCCTTCGTTGCGCTCTGTACGGATGATCGCAATCCGCTGGATATCGCCGAAGAAGGTCATCTCGACAGCATGATCAGGCGGTTGATCGCCAAAGGTACTCGCCCGCTTGACGCGTATCGCGCCGCGAGCTGGTCCGCCGCGACCGCATTCGGCCTCAAAGACAGGGGCATGATCGCCCCAGGTTGGCGTGCCGATCTCGCGCTTCTGGATGATTTTGAGGATTGTCGTGTCAGTTCTGTTGTCAGCGGAGGGCGCCCGGTTGAAGATGTCCAGTTCGACAGGAGGAAAATTGTCGCCCCTGTGGGTCTCGACAGCGTCAAGGCGGCGCCTGTCACGGCAGAAGCGTTCTCTGTTAGGGCAAAGTCCGGCGAAACCGATGTCATCGGCGTTGTTCCAGGCCGGATTATCACCGAACATCTGAAAATGGCTTTGCCCTCAGCCAATGGTCTTGCGCAGATCGACTTTGCGCAAGATGCGTTGAAAGTGGCTGTTGTCGAGCGCCATAAGCGGACAGGCAACATCGGATGTGGCTTCGTTTCGGGCTTCGGGTTGAAAGAAGGTGCCATTGCCTCCTCCGTCGGCCACGATAGCCACAACATCTGCGTCGTCGGAGCGAGCGAGGCCGCGATGGCCAAAGCGGTCAATCGCGTGATCGAATTGAAGGGCGGATTTGTCGTTGCTGATGACGAGGGCATCAATGCGGAAATGGCGTTGCCGTTGGCTGGGCTCATGAGTCTCGAACCTTTCGAGACGGTTAAGACCCAGTTGGAAACGCTCCGCCTCGCCGCGAAAGAGCTCGGGTGCGTTCTTCCAGAGCCTTTCCTTCAGGTGGCCTTTCTGCCGCTTCCGGTCATTCCGCATCTCAAAATCACGGATTTTGGGTTGTTTGACGTCAATGCCTTCAAATTGATCGACAGGGCCTCATGATCCTGAGCTTTGCCGTTTCGGGATATCGTTCCCTTCGCAATCTGGTGTTGCCGCTTGATCGCGTCACAGTGGTCACGGGTGCGAACGGCAGTGGCAAGTCGAGCCTGTACCGCTCGATCCGGTTGCTCGCAGATGTCGCGCAAGGACGAGCGATCTCCTCTCTTGCACGCGAGGGGGGCCTGCCGTCCACATTGTGGGCGGGGCCGGAGATTATTTCACGAACTATGAAAAGCGGTGAGGTTCCGGTTCAGGGAACCCGGCGGACGTCGGTGGTCAGCCTCAAGCTTGGCTTTGCTGACGAAGACTATGGGTATGCTATTGATCTTGGCTTGCCAGTCGGGGACAGCACATCCTTTTTCAATTCCGATCCTGAAATCAAGGCCGAAGCCCTCTGGGCTGGCGAGGCGCTGACACGGCACAACGAGATTGCGGGCCGTAACGGACCGAGCGTCCGGGTCTTGAACGGCCAGGGGCATCGTGTTCCAGTCATGCAGAATCTGGCGAGCTTTGACAGCATGATGACCCATGCCGCCGATCCGCGGGAGGCACTTGAGCTTTTGGTGATGCGCGAGCGGATGCGGAGTTGGCGGTTTTATGACCATTTGCGCACTGATCTTGACGCCCCGGGCCGGGTGCCGCGCATCGGAACGCGCACGACCGCTCTTTCCGGTGATGGTGCAGATCTGGCGGCAGCCTTGCGCACCATTCAGGAAATCGGAAACCCGCGACTTCTCGATGAGGCGGTTGAAGACGCCTTTCCAGGATCGCGGATCGAAATACGCGTCACGGATGGCCTGTTTGAGGTGCTGATGTATCAGCATGGCCTGCTTCGACCTTTGCGAACCTCCGAGTTGTCCGATGGCACAATGCGGTATCTGCTCTTGATCGCAGTGCTGCTGACGCCTCGTCCTCCACCGCTTCTGGTGCTGAACGAACCAGAGACCAGCCTGCACCCGCGTTTGCTCGAACCGCTCGGCCGTCTGGTCGCGACAGCCGCGGAAAAGACGCAGGTCATTCTGGTAACCCATGCCCATCAGCTTGCGGACCAGCTTGCGACCGGTGACGGATGTTTGCGCTATGAACTGCGCAAGGAACTGGGTGAAACGGTCATCGATGATGTCGATCCACCGCGATGGAACTGGCCAAAGCGCTAAACGATCCCCAAATAAGCATTAGAGACGGCCAAATTGCCGAAAATCCGAAGTGATGCCTTTGAAACCAAAAAACTTGGGGAGGTGTCGTTACGTCGCGAGTTGACGTTTACGGAACCATATGTGCAATTCATGAGGCAGAAGGCCACGAAATGGCCTCGCCTGACAAAAGGCAGTTCCGCGAGGAGGAGGCAACACGGTCATTCCATAGGAAAGACTTTGTGCTGAAGGGGAGCTCTGGTCGTCAGGTGTAAATAAATCGAGCGAGTTGGAGATCGCCATGACGACTGCGGAGGAATGGTGCGAGGCGTTCACGCCGCGCCCGGTGCACGAATATCTCGAAGACACGATCAACAATCTGGGGGACAGCCCGGCAGCCGACTTTCTCGGCAAGGTCTGGACCTATCGCGAGTACGGCGAGATGGTCGAA is a window of Labrenzia sp. CE80 DNA encoding:
- a CDS encoding AAA family ATPase — its product is MILSFAVSGYRSLRNLVLPLDRVTVVTGANGSGKSSLYRSIRLLADVAQGRAISSLAREGGLPSTLWAGPEIISRTMKSGEVPVQGTRRTSVVSLKLGFADEDYGYAIDLGLPVGDSTSFFNSDPEIKAEALWAGEALTRHNEIAGRNGPSVRVLNGQGHRVPVMQNLASFDSMMTHAADPREALELLVMRERMRSWRFYDHLRTDLDAPGRVPRIGTRTTALSGDGADLAAALRTIQEIGNPRLLDEAVEDAFPGSRIEIRVTDGLFEVLMYQHGLLRPLRTSELSDGTMRYLLLIAVLLTPRPPPLLVLNEPETSLHPRLLEPLGRLVATAAEKTQVILVTHAHQLADQLATGDGCLRYELRKELGETVIDDVDPPRWNWPKR
- a CDS encoding ROK family protein; its protein translation is MTRPKARGSNSVQLRRYNERIVLQILRRVQKASKADLARAAKLTNAAVGAIIQSLAQDGLIEEIGKHHGGGRGQPATLLRLAPRGAFGFGVRIDRTNLETVLVDFEGKLIGRSTHDIILPAPEAALELIRRDLENLMSLLSKQEQSKVTGIGLAQPFNLGAWLHELGLPEANFKLWDDFDMAAAMEDATGLPVFRENDGTAATVAEVFYGHGRQRDDFLYLFIGPAIGGGLCIGGDVIRGAGGNAGDVAMIPVPPSTLSTAPKPKKTWDLLLTRASLVALDRHLAPDTFPSNGRLDLQAAFDREDPLAAEWLDDCVAALTPAISMALALLDVPLVIIDGDLDGAFCERLASDLQIALAEAAPEARSTPDLLFGSFGQDAGAIGAASLPMFFNFSPRASILTGDEAQGSAGAAPREENLAASSRKKRTERDLAASLRS
- the ade gene encoding adenine deaminase, whose translation is MSEGQARHEAEFLAKAIAAGAGEVPCDLVIKNARVFSVLDGSILETDIGVVGDRIVGTQGAYDGCREIDAEGRVVVPGFIDTHLHVESSLVTPFEFDRCVLPHGVTTAICDPHEIANVLGAEGIQYFLESSLETVMDLRVNLSSCVPATAFETAGACLEIEDLLPLRDHPKVIGLAEFMNFPGVLARDPKVLAKLAAFQGAHIDGHAPLLGGMALNGYLAAGIRTDHEATTAEEALEKLSKGMTIMIREGSVSKDLDALASILQPDVSAFVALCTDDRNPLDIAEEGHLDSMIRRLIAKGTRPLDAYRAASWSAATAFGLKDRGMIAPGWRADLALLDDFEDCRVSSVVSGGRPVEDVQFDRRKIVAPVGLDSVKAAPVTAEAFSVRAKSGETDVIGVVPGRIITEHLKMALPSANGLAQIDFAQDALKVAVVERHKRTGNIGCGFVSGFGLKEGAIASSVGHDSHNICVVGASEAAMAKAVNRVIELKGGFVVADDEGINAEMALPLAGLMSLEPFETVKTQLETLRLAAKELGCVLPEPFLQVAFLPLPVIPHLKITDFGLFDVNAFKLIDRAS